The sequence CTTGAGGTCCTCCGGCGTGAAGGGCTCGGCCACGTCGAAGTCGAAGTAGAAGCCGTCGGTGACGGGCGGCCCGATGCCGAGCTTCGCCTCCGGGTTGATCTGCTGCACGGCCTGCGCCATCACGTGGGCAGCCGAGTGGCGGAGGATCGCGAGGCCGTCCGGCGAGTCGATGCGGACGGGCTCGACGACGTCGCCGGGCGCCACGTCGGCCGCGAGGTCCTTGAGCTCGCCGCCGATGCGCATGGCGACGACGGCGCGGTCGCTGAACAGGGTGAACCCCGTGCCCGCCTCCGTCGCCTCGACCGGCGCGGTCGTCTCCGCGGGCGCGGCCTCGTCGTGGATCTCGGGCTGGGCGGCGTCTACCACTGCGGGCTCCTTGCGGGACGGGAACGGAACCGATCCAGACTACCGGCGCGCGACGCGGCCTCCTCGACGGGAGGGGCGCGGCGGGCGCGGGGCGTCCCGGGAAAAGCAGAAGGCCCCGGTCTCCCGGGGCCTTCTGGGTGGTGAGCGATACTGGGATCGAACCAGCGACCTCTTCCGTGTCAGGGAAGCGCGCTACCGCTGCGCCAATCGCTCATGCACTTGCTCGAGGTGGGGACGGGATTTGAACCCGCGTGGACGGCTTTGCAGGCCGCTGCCTCGCCTCTCGGCCACCCCACCACCGGTGGTTCCCACCTTGTGAAAGGGACCCCCTTCGGGGCCCCTGTTCGAGCGGATGACGAGATTCGAACTCGCGACCCTCACCTTGGCAAGGTGATGCGCTACCACTGCGCCACATCCGCATTTCGCTCGCTGCTCCCGGCTTCCCGGCAACCCTGCGTGCTCGATGACTCTAGCCGATCTCCCGTCGCGGGTGCAAAACGGCGCCCCGCCGACGTGCCCGGAAGCCCCGTTCACACGCCCTCTCCCCCGTGTTCACGCGGATCGGGTGGACGGGCCCTCCGACGCCGTCCGGGCGTGTCGCGGTGCGGTCGACCTTGGGACCCTCTCGCGCGACCCGGGTGACCGCGACGGCCCCCGCGGTATGGCATCATGGATCCGCACCGTCCGCGGTGCGAGCACGGGCGATTGGCGCAGTTGGTAGCGCGCTTCCTTCACACGGAAGAGGTCATCGGTTCGAGTCCGGTATCGCCCACCGTCATCTCCTCATCCTCCGCGGCTCCAGCGGAGGCCGCTACGCCAGCAGGGCGCGGGCCGTCCCCTCGTCGAGCACGATGTCCGTCACGAGGCCCGCGGCGAGCGCTCCCCGCACGCTGCGGACCTTCGAGGCCCCCGCGACCACGCACACGCGCCGCGGCGCCCTGCGGATCGTCGCCAGGTCCGGTCCGCTCGCCCGCGCGTTGATCGCGATGTCCGCCGACGAGCCGTCCTCGCGGAAGAAGACGGTGGAGACGTCGCCCACCACGCCGTCGGCGTCGAGCGCGCGCTGGTCGGACCTCTCGAGGTACCCGCCCGAGTAGACGTGGCTCGGCACGAGGGCGACCGGGGATCCGACGCCGAACAGCACCATGTCCATCCGCTCCTGCAGCTCGAGGACGCGCTTCGTGCTCCGCTCGCGCCAGAGCGCCTGCTTCGTGGCGGGGTCGTCGAAGAAGGCTGGCACCGGGAACTGCTGCACGGTCGCGCCGTACGCCTGCCCGAAGCGGCGGAGGATCTCGCTCGCGTACATGATCCCGGTCGTCCGCACGTTGCCCGCGCCGTTGAGCTGCACGACGAGCGTGTTGTGGGTGGGCTTCGGCACGAGGTACCGGCTGACGGCGCTGACGGTGGAGCCCCACGCGACGCCGACGACCATGTTCGAGTCGACGTACTGCGTGAGCATCCGTGCAGCGGAGAGGGCGACGCGGTCGACGCGGTCGACGTCGCTCGTCTGGTCGGGAACCGGCACCACGTGCGCGACGACGCCGTACCGCTCGTGCAGCTGCTCGCCGAGCACGGTCGCGAGGTCGAGCGGCGAGCGGATCTGGATGTCGACGAGCCCCGTCTCCCGGGCGAACGACAGGAGCCGGGAGACCGATGAGCGGCTCGTGCCGAGCTCGCGCGCGATCGCCTCCATCGTCAGGTCCTGCATGTAGTAGAGGTGCGCCGCGCGGAGGGCGTCCTGGGTGCGCTCGTGCG is a genomic window of Clavibacter capsici containing:
- a CDS encoding sugar-binding transcriptional regulator; this translates as MVDGIAHERTQDALRAAHLYYMQDLTMEAIARELGTSRSSVSRLLSFARETGLVDIQIRSPLDLATVLGEQLHERYGVVAHVVPVPDQTSDVDRVDRVALSAARMLTQYVDSNMVVGVAWGSTVSAVSRYLVPKPTHNTLVVQLNGAGNVRTTGIMYASEILRRFGQAYGATVQQFPVPAFFDDPATKQALWRERSTKRVLELQERMDMVLFGVGSPVALVPSHVYSGGYLERSDQRALDADGVVGDVSTVFFREDGSSADIAINARASGPDLATIRRAPRRVCVVAGASKVRSVRGALAAGLVTDIVLDEGTARALLA